In Agromyces archimandritae, one genomic interval encodes:
- a CDS encoding alpha/beta hydrolase yields MHPTRQAGRSHPSGEGPRLLPRTPHGDAAPNSARTGRGERGIRTRRRTAFAAAGATLALAAVAALSGFHLPLATVDADGASGEVPAGARLGIRTFTTPDGLTVDADLEYGTQPDGTLLTLDVCRPEGGAATARAAVVAIHGGSWQRGAKDDPDWRRVCLWLASEGFVAAAVDYRLVPDAVFPAQIDDVSLAVEWMREHAADFGADPSRIGVLGGSAGGQLATLLGTRGEGATDAGSRVAAVVELSGPVGLREPELESDGASDWLRGIVDAYLGCEPEQRGADRAACTEARAEATPAGHADASDPPVFIGHATDEIIPLAQAERLARELREAGVVVELAVVQGGGHSIGILGEELRAKVAAFLHAHLAPVPASEAEATSAR; encoded by the coding sequence ATGCACCCGACCCGTCAGGCGGGCCGGTCGCATCCGAGCGGCGAGGGCCCGCGCCTCCTCCCCCGTACACCGCACGGCGACGCCGCCCCGAACAGCGCCCGCACCGGGCGCGGCGAGCGCGGCATCCGCACCCGACGGCGCACCGCCTTCGCGGCCGCGGGTGCGACGCTCGCCCTCGCGGCGGTCGCCGCGCTCTCGGGCTTCCATCTGCCGCTCGCCACAGTCGACGCCGACGGCGCCTCGGGCGAGGTGCCGGCGGGCGCGCGCCTCGGCATCCGCACCTTCACGACCCCCGACGGCCTGACCGTCGACGCCGACCTCGAGTACGGAACGCAGCCCGACGGCACGCTCCTCACCCTCGACGTGTGCCGCCCCGAGGGCGGGGCGGCGACGGCACGGGCGGCGGTCGTCGCGATCCACGGCGGCAGCTGGCAGCGCGGCGCGAAGGACGACCCCGACTGGCGCCGCGTGTGCCTGTGGCTCGCGAGCGAGGGGTTCGTGGCCGCCGCCGTCGACTATCGGCTGGTGCCCGATGCGGTGTTCCCCGCGCAGATCGACGACGTGTCCCTCGCCGTCGAGTGGATGCGGGAGCACGCCGCCGACTTCGGCGCCGATCCGTCGCGCATCGGCGTGCTCGGCGGTTCGGCGGGCGGGCAGCTCGCGACCCTGCTCGGCACCCGCGGCGAGGGGGCGACGGATGCCGGGTCGCGCGTCGCCGCCGTCGTCGAACTCTCGGGGCCGGTCGGGCTGCGCGAGCCCGAGCTCGAGAGCGACGGCGCCTCGGACTGGCTGCGCGGCATCGTCGACGCCTACCTCGGCTGCGAGCCCGAGCAGCGGGGTGCGGACCGCGCCGCCTGCACGGAGGCGCGCGCCGAGGCGACACCGGCCGGCCATGCGGATGCGAGCGATCCGCCCGTCTTCATCGGGCACGCGACCGACGAGATCATCCCGCTCGCGCAGGCCGAACGCCTCGCCCGCGAACTGCGCGAGGCCGGGGTCGTCGTCGAGCTCGCGGTCGTGCAGGGCGGCGGGCATTCCATCGGCATCCTCGGCGAGGAGCTGCGCGCGAAGGTCGCCGCGTTCCTGCACGCGCACCTCGCCCCCGTGCCGGCTTCGGAGGCGGAGGCCACCTCCGCGCGGTGA